One genomic window of Prochlorococcus marinus str. NATL2A includes the following:
- the rsmA gene encoding 16S rRNA (adenine(1518)-N(6)/adenine(1519)-N(6))-dimethyltransferase RsmA has protein sequence MGGDNTLNDFRHIPRKRFGQHWLKDQGVLDQIVKAAELNPEDCVLEVGPGKGALTEKLIESQARFIQAIELDRDLVVGLKKRFSHQNKFSLREGDILSAPLDAENGLTINKVVANIPYNITGPLLKRLIGELRKAPDNCFETLVLLMQKEVAQRLLARPGTSNFSALSVRIQLLAKCQDVCDVPSKCFQPAPKVDSKVVMIKPFASIDPDFYEVGNLLEKLLKHAFAGRRKKLRNTIGSFVTSNDQIKEFFAYRGISLDQRPQEISPSNWFGLAKALKETCVIENGTFQSK, from the coding sequence ATGGGTGGTGATAACACTTTGAATGATTTTAGGCACATCCCAAGAAAACGCTTTGGACAACATTGGTTGAAAGATCAGGGTGTTTTGGATCAAATAGTCAAGGCGGCCGAATTGAATCCTGAAGATTGCGTATTAGAAGTTGGTCCGGGTAAAGGTGCTTTAACTGAAAAATTAATTGAATCCCAAGCAAGATTCATTCAAGCAATAGAGCTAGATAGAGATTTAGTCGTTGGCTTGAAAAAACGTTTTAGCCATCAAAATAAATTTAGTTTGAGAGAGGGAGACATTCTTTCTGCCCCACTGGATGCTGAGAATGGACTCACTATCAACAAAGTTGTAGCTAATATTCCTTACAACATCACAGGGCCACTATTAAAACGATTGATTGGTGAATTAAGAAAAGCGCCTGATAATTGTTTTGAAACTTTAGTGTTACTTATGCAAAAAGAAGTTGCACAAAGACTTCTAGCAAGACCTGGGACAAGCAATTTTAGTGCTTTAAGTGTACGGATCCAGCTTTTAGCTAAGTGTCAGGACGTATGTGATGTGCCTTCTAAATGTTTTCAACCAGCACCGAAGGTGGATTCTAAAGTAGTCATGATTAAGCCCTTTGCATCTATTGATCCAGATTTTTATGAGGTAGGGAATTTATTAGAGAAACTTTTGAAACATGCTTTTGCTGGTAGAAGAAAAAAATTACGAAACACGATTGGAAGTTTTGTTACTTCCAACGATCAAATAAAGGAATTTTTCGCCTACAGAGGTATTAGTCTTGATCAAAGACCACAGGAAATTTCACCTTCCAATTGGTTCGGCTTGGCAAAAGCTTTAAAAGAAACTTGTGTTATCGAAAATGGTACCTTCCAAAGCAAATGA
- the ispE gene encoding 4-(cytidine 5'-diphospho)-2-C-methyl-D-erythritol kinase, whose translation MVPSKANEDFLIANAHAKINLHLEVLGIRSDGFHELAMVMQSINLSDQLKMIKRVDNTINLKSNNKEISNGDDNLIIKAAKLLRNKVENQELGVDIELEKNIPIGAGLAGGSTDAAATLLGLNKLWKLNLKIDELENLSKEIGSDIPFCISGGRQICFGRGEILEKLKFDQIQLGLVLVKDPSIQVSTPVAYKKYKEQFGESYLEDDRDFEIKRNSIRSIDWSDQSLFDNRKEIQNDLQKSIRPMTPEVEKSLNLLSSLPDSRLVSMSGSGPSCFALFQNYDQANKVLKEHVNEFERAGLSAWACSMMSNGVELRNEFT comes from the coding sequence ATGGTACCTTCCAAAGCAAATGAAGATTTTCTTATCGCAAATGCACATGCAAAAATTAATCTACATTTAGAGGTTTTAGGTATTAGGAGCGATGGCTTTCATGAATTAGCAATGGTCATGCAAAGTATTAATTTAAGTGATCAATTGAAAATGATAAAAAGAGTAGATAATACTATTAATCTAAAATCTAATAATAAAGAAATTAGTAATGGTGACGATAATCTAATAATAAAAGCTGCAAAGCTGTTGAGAAATAAAGTAGAAAATCAAGAATTAGGTGTTGATATTGAACTTGAGAAAAACATACCTATTGGGGCAGGATTGGCAGGGGGATCTACAGATGCAGCTGCAACATTACTTGGATTAAATAAACTCTGGAAGCTAAATCTTAAGATTGATGAATTAGAGAACCTATCAAAAGAAATAGGATCAGATATCCCTTTTTGCATATCAGGAGGGAGGCAAATATGTTTTGGTAGAGGTGAAATTTTAGAAAAATTGAAATTTGATCAAATTCAGTTAGGTCTTGTTTTAGTTAAAGACCCTTCAATACAAGTATCTACTCCAGTTGCATACAAAAAATATAAAGAGCAGTTTGGTGAAAGCTATCTTGAAGATGATAGGGATTTTGAAATCAAAAGAAACTCTATTAGATCTATTGACTGGTCTGATCAGTCGCTTTTTGATAATCGTAAAGAAATACAAAATGATTTACAAAAAAGCATTCGCCCTATGACACCAGAGGTTGAGAAGTCATTGAATTTATTATCTAGTTTGCCAGATTCACGTCTTGTTTCAATGAGTGGTTCTGGTCCAAGTTGTTTTGCCTTGTTTCAAAATTATGACCAAGCAAATAAAGTACTCAAAGAACATGTTAACGAATTTGAAAGGGCTGGTTTATCAGCTTGGGCATGTTCAATGATGTCTAATGGAGTTGAATTAAGAAATGAATTCACCTAG
- a CDS encoding DUF3082 domain-containing protein translates to MNSPSNGFKNESDELANQSSSSLHPNSPEPQKGPISFLSGSITSLSFSFLSLFISKKIVIYFSIHSPNYSSPFAQSIASGFKTLIIGISFLATFTFGFIGLGLFLVFIRSLIEGKKEKTD, encoded by the coding sequence ATGAATTCACCTAGTAATGGGTTTAAAAATGAATCTGATGAATTAGCTAATCAATCATCAAGTTCTTTACATCCCAATAGCCCTGAACCACAGAAAGGCCCCATAAGCTTTCTCTCAGGTTCCATTACGAGCTTGTCTTTTAGCTTCTTAAGTCTTTTTATTAGTAAAAAGATAGTTATATATTTTTCTATTCATTCTCCTAATTATTCTTCACCGTTTGCCCAGAGTATTGCTTCTGGTTTTAAAACACTGATTATTGGGATTAGCTTTCTTGCAACTTTTACGTTTGGTTTTATTGGACTGGGTTTGTTTTTAGTATTTATTCGAAGTTTGATTGAAGGCAAAAAGGAAAAAACTGACTAG
- a CDS encoding pyruvate dehydrogenase complex E1 component subunit beta gives MKGTLLFNALREAIDEEMGRDPLVCVMGEDVGQYGGSYKVTKDLYEKYGEFRVLDTPIAENSFTGMAVGAAMTGLRPIVEGMNMGFLLLAFNQISNNMGMLRYTSGGNFTIPTVVRGPGGVGRQLGAEHSQRLEAYFHAVPGIKIVACSTPTNAKGLMKAAIRDNNPVLFFEHVLLYNLTEELPEGDYVCALDQADLVKQGSDITILTYSRMRHHCLKAVELLEAKGIDVELIDLISLKPFDMNTISKSIKKTHRVIIVEECMKTGGIAAELMSLITENCFDDLDSPPVRLSSQDIPTPYNGNLENLTIIQPHQIVDAAEKIINNGGLD, from the coding sequence GTGAAAGGGACTCTTTTATTTAATGCTCTTCGAGAAGCAATTGATGAAGAAATGGGTAGAGATCCACTGGTATGCGTGATGGGTGAGGACGTTGGACAATATGGCGGGTCTTATAAAGTGACGAAAGATTTATATGAAAAATATGGAGAGTTCAGAGTCCTAGATACCCCTATTGCTGAAAATAGTTTTACTGGTATGGCTGTTGGTGCAGCCATGACAGGTTTAAGACCAATTGTGGAAGGGATGAATATGGGTTTTTTGTTGCTTGCGTTTAATCAAATATCAAACAATATGGGAATGCTTAGATATACGAGCGGGGGAAATTTTACTATTCCAACAGTTGTAAGAGGCCCTGGTGGTGTTGGAAGGCAATTAGGCGCTGAACACAGTCAAAGACTTGAAGCCTATTTTCATGCAGTTCCTGGTATCAAAATTGTCGCTTGTAGTACTCCTACAAATGCTAAAGGTCTAATGAAAGCTGCTATAAGGGACAATAATCCTGTTCTTTTCTTTGAACATGTTCTTCTATATAACCTCACAGAAGAGCTGCCTGAGGGTGATTATGTCTGTGCCCTAGATCAAGCCGATCTAGTAAAGCAGGGAAGCGATATTACTATTTTGACTTATTCGAGAATGCGTCACCACTGTTTAAAAGCAGTCGAACTTCTCGAGGCTAAGGGAATTGATGTCGAATTAATTGATTTAATTAGTCTTAAGCCTTTTGATATGAATACAATCTCTAAATCAATTAAAAAAACTCATAGAGTAATTATTGTTGAGGAATGTATGAAAACAGGAGGTATTGCAGCTGAATTGATGTCTTTGATTACTGAAAATTGCTTCGATGATTTAGATTCTCCTCCTGTTCGTTTAAGCAGTCAGGATATTCCGACTCCTTATAATGGAAACTTAGAAAATTTAACCATTATTCAACCTCATCAGATAGTAGATGCTGCTGAAAAAATTATTAATAATGGTGGGTTAGATTAA